The Tindallia californiensis genome segment GATCTGTTCCTCTAGGTGCAAAGAGTGAAATGGAATGCGGCTCAGCCGAAGCACTTGATACTTCTGTAATATTTGGTATTTCAGGCATTAGCGGATCTCTATCTACAAGAATCTGCGTATTCACTAATACCGTTAAATCTCCTTCTTCATGTAAAGGTCTTGCCGCTGCCAAACTCAAATGACCAACATCCACATGCCCTCCTGTTAAATTCAAAGAAACATCAGCTCCACCTTCAAAAGCAATATAGGTATAGTCCAGCTCATCCTGAGGAAGCATATTTACCGCATAATAATGCATCATACTACCTTCTCCTTGACCACCTAGGGTCACTTCACCCGGATTTTCCTGAATGTATTCAATCAACTCTTCCCAGGTTTCCCAGGGAGCTCCTGATCTGGAACCAATACTAAAAGTCGGGCTTGCCAACATACCTACCGCATCAAAATCTTCAATGGTATATCCGCGATCTCCTATCGCAGGCTCAAAAATAAGCGTCATTGCTTGACTCCAGAAAAACACATTGGAATCCACAGGCTGATTCGCCACATAGTATGCTGCTTCTGAACCCATTCCTCCCGCCATGTTAATAACATCAGCATATATTCCATATTCCCTTAATGCTTCTGCCATATAACGAGCAGCAACATCATTTGAACCTCCAGCACCAAATCCTACAATAATATCAATGCTTACATCTTCTTCCGCTGCTGCTCCTTCTATTTCCGCTGGTTCTTCAGCTCCATTTGCTGGTGCTGGCTCTTCAACCGTCTCTTCCGCACCTCCGCACCCTGCTAATATCGAAGTAATCATCACAAAAACTAGTAGTAGCATCCATTTTTTATTTTTCTTCATCGTATTTCCCCCTGTCTTTCTATTTCTATCACTACTTTGCCTTATCCACTCTCTTTGAACTTTCTTTATAAACAAGAGCCACCCCCTTCATGCCATTTTTTATGTCCTTTTGATAATTGCTTATTATACACTCGCCGCTGTATAATTGCAATATTTTTATAAGTAAAAATATTCAGTATTTTATTGTTCCACCAAACTACCCTGTCCTTTTTGCACAAAAGACCCAAACATCTCTAAAAGTGTTAATTCATAATAAAGTTTAGTGAAAAGGAGAGGAAGAGAAAAACGGCTATAATCCCAGTAAACAAAGGGATTATAGCCATAATAATATAATTAATTATTTATTGAAGTAATAATAAAGTTTGGTGAAAAATGCAGAGTTTCTAGCCTATAAGAAGGCTAAAAATGTAAAAATAAGTAATAAAAAATGATAATAAAGTGTGGTGAAAATGGAGAGGAATTTCGACATATTCAATTATTTATTTATTGATTTTATAGGCGGATAGAAGTCTATTCTGAGGTCCTCGGAAGGATCTCCTTTCTATGGATTTAGTTATTTATTTATATATTTATTTTCTGTTAAGTTTGCTTTAAACTATTGATTTTACCGTATTTTTAGGTGTAGGGGATGAAAATATTTATTTGTTTTTTTATTTTTTTCTTCCCTAATACTGGCCTTTCCTCCCCTCCTCGTATTCCCTCCACAACAAAAGCCCAGCGTATACTCGCAGCACCTTTCTCTGCAAATACCCGCTGGGCTTTCACTAATCTTTATTATTTTTCACCATTCTTTATTCTTATTCACCAGTCTTTATTATGATTCGACAAAAAGAGAAAGATTCGGGTCTTTTGACATAACTATCTCTATTCTACCGTCACAGATTTAGCTAAATTCTTTGGTTTATCAACGTCCGCTCCTCTTGCAACTGCCATATAATAGGAAAAAAGTTGCAAAGGTACTACCGAAAGAACTGGCGAAAGGATATCCAGTGTATCTGGTACAGAAAAAACAACGTCCGCTGACTGTTGTATTTCTTCTTCGAGAGACGCTTTTGTTACGGCTATAACGTAGGCTCCTCTAGCTTTTACCTCTTTCATATTCGATACCATTTTATCATAAAGTGGTTCTTGTGTTGCCATCGCAACTACCAAGGTTCCTTTTTCCAATAAAGCAATGGTTCCATGTTTTAATTCTCCAGCGGCAATCGCTTCAGAATGTACATAGGAAATTTCTTTTAATTTAAGCGATCCTTCTCTAGCTGTATAATCATCAAGTCCACGTCCAATATAAAAAGCATGATGTTGATGAATCTGTTTATTTGCTAATTCTTTAATTTTCTCCTGATGGTCTAATATTTGCTGAATTTTAGACGGTAATTCTTTTAGTTCCTCTACAATCTTCACTATGTCTTCATGAGGCATCTGTGCTCTTAACTCAGCCATTTTTAATCCTATCAAGTAAAGAGCCATCACTTGTGTAATGTAAGCTTTTGTGGATGCCACCGCAATCTCAGGCCCTGCCCAGGTGTAAAAAACATCTTGTGCTTCTCTAGAGATTCGACTCCCTACCACATTGGTGACCGTCATCACATGAGCACCTTTTCCTTTAGCTTCTCTAAGCGCTGCTAAGGTATCGGCGGTTTCTCCTGATTGACTGACCGCAATAACCAATGTTCTTTCATCGACAAAAGGATCTCTGTAACGAAACTCTGAGGCGATTTCTACTTCAACAGGGATTCGTACAAATTTTTCAATCGCTGCTTTTCCAACTAAACCTGCATGCCAAGCGGTTCCACAAGCAATGATAATTATTTTCTTAAGATGATTCAATTGCTCCGGTGTTAAACTTAATTCATCCAATAAAATGCGGTTTTCATCATCTAAGCGTGGCATCAAGGTATCCCGAACCGCTTTAGGCTGTTCGTACATTTCTTTCAACATAAAATGCTCGTATCCACCCTTTTCAGCTGATTCTAGATCCCAAGTGACTTTGTATATGCTTCTTTCCACCGGCATGCCCAACTCGTCAAAAATATCGATATTGTCTTTGGTAAGGACTGCCATTTCTCCATCCTCAAGAAAATATACATCTCTGGTATATTTCAAAAGCGCCGGTATATCTGATGCAATATAATTTTCACCTTGTCCAATCCCTACTACAAGAGGGCTATCTTTTCGAACAGCTACCATCTTATTCGGTTCGTCTTTGCAGATAACACCAATGGCATAGGCGCCTTCCATCCGATGGACAGCCTTTTGTACTGCTTGAATAAGATCCCCTTCATAGTAATGCTCTATAAGATGAGCTATCACTTCCGTATCCGTCTCAGTAGTGAATTCAGCTCCCAAGGTACTTAACCATTCTTTTAGCCTCATATAATTTTCAATAATCCCATTATGCACCACTGCAATTTTCCCGCCATAACTGGAATGAGGATGGGCATTAATATCATTCGGCTCTCCATGAGTTGCCCACCGGGTGTGACCGATACCTAGTGTTCCAGGAACCCGATGTTTATTAAGATGCTCTTCTAGCACAGCCAGCCTCCCTTTGAATTTTTTTACCGCAATTCCTTGATCCGTATAGATTGCAACTCCAGCAGAATCATAACCTCTATACTCTAACTTCTGTAGCCCTTCTATTAAGATGGGAGCTGTTTGCTGCTCTCCAATATATCCAACAATGCCACACATATAATAAATGACTCCTTTCGACGTTCAGAACATTTTGATTTTATTTTTACTGTTTTCATTTATCTTCTGCACAAAAATCAGACCTCTGACAAGCTGTCACAGGTATTCACCCGAAGCACTTTGTACTGCCAATCACTTGCCAGCTTT includes the following:
- a CDS encoding tripartite tricarboxylate transporter substrate binding protein → MKKNKKWMLLLVFVMITSILAGCGGAEETVEEPAPANGAEEPAEIEGAAAEEDVSIDIIVGFGAGGSNDVAARYMAEALREYGIYADVINMAGGMGSEAAYYVANQPVDSNVFFWSQAMTLIFEPAIGDRGYTIEDFDAVGMLASPTFSIGSRSGAPWETWEELIEYIQENPGEVTLGGQGEGSMMHYYAVNMLPQDELDYTYIAFEGGADVSLNLTGGHVDVGHLSLAAARPLHEEGDLTVLVNTQILVDRDPLMPEIPNITEVSSASAEPHSISLFAPRGTDPELVARISAAMEKAAENETLQENFMNSGLIAHYLNAQDTMNFYMQIHEEVVPDFQAWHETID
- the glmS gene encoding glutamine--fructose-6-phosphate transaminase (isomerizing) codes for the protein MCGIVGYIGEQQTAPILIEGLQKLEYRGYDSAGVAIYTDQGIAVKKFKGRLAVLEEHLNKHRVPGTLGIGHTRWATHGEPNDINAHPHSSYGGKIAVVHNGIIENYMRLKEWLSTLGAEFTTETDTEVIAHLIEHYYEGDLIQAVQKAVHRMEGAYAIGVICKDEPNKMVAVRKDSPLVVGIGQGENYIASDIPALLKYTRDVYFLEDGEMAVLTKDNIDIFDELGMPVERSIYKVTWDLESAEKGGYEHFMLKEMYEQPKAVRDTLMPRLDDENRILLDELSLTPEQLNHLKKIIIIACGTAWHAGLVGKAAIEKFVRIPVEVEIASEFRYRDPFVDERTLVIAVSQSGETADTLAALREAKGKGAHVMTVTNVVGSRISREAQDVFYTWAGPEIAVASTKAYITQVMALYLIGLKMAELRAQMPHEDIVKIVEELKELPSKIQQILDHQEKIKELANKQIHQHHAFYIGRGLDDYTAREGSLKLKEISYVHSEAIAAGELKHGTIALLEKGTLVVAMATQEPLYDKMVSNMKEVKARGAYVIAVTKASLEEEIQQSADVVFSVPDTLDILSPVLSVVPLQLFSYYMAVARGADVDKPKNLAKSVTVE